One part of the Ornithodoros turicata isolate Travis chromosome 2, ASM3712646v1, whole genome shotgun sequence genome encodes these proteins:
- the LOC135385493 gene encoding uncharacterized protein NKAPD1-like — MYLRLKSLGTACISQQIMSLVTRAAKDLLRNTISSVGHHNRIVEEREMWRQWDAEQGLTMMVSDEAIKAQARRRAKRLRGEGQGGSSRSPAPHKRRRRRSSRSHSQSPPRSPRLTTPPLKGKRPANYWTRQLMEAEEKDPDRWGHSGFKELYPNDFKSSSSSSSSSSPSPSPDRKRRRRKKDHSRHRYKHVCSKHKAQFQDSDSEILDQYLKERKRRRSENRCQGSSSSVHPSSASARRSRSRHRRRHRRHRRSSSSGSSERVARHKRNESPSSPSSTSDSSSTSTRSDDSELVWEERKM; from the exons ATGTATCTCCGTCTTAAAAGTCTAGGAACCGCTTGTATATCACAACAAATCATGTCGCTGGTTACAAGGGCAGCAAAGGACCTTCTACGTAATACCATAAGCAGTGTCGGCCACCACAACAGG ATTGTGGAAGAACGTGAAATGTGGCGACAGTGGGATGCGGAACAGGGACTCACTATGATGGTGTCGGACGAAGCCATTAAGGCACAGGCTCGGCGACGCGCGAAGCGGCTTCGCGGAGAAGGTCAGGGTGGTAGTAGTCGGTCTCCAGCGCCCCACAAGAGGCGGAGAAGACGTTCCAGTAGAAGCCATTCCCAGAGCCCTCCTAGGTCTCCACGACTAACCACACCCCCGCTCAAGGGCAAGCGCCCAGCCAACTACTGGACTAGGCAACTCATGGAGGCAGAGGAGAAAGACCCAGACAG GTGGGGCCACAGTGGATTCAAAGAGCTTTATCCAAACGACTTCAAGTCAAGTTCATCATCCTCTTCGTCTTCATCGCCGTCCCCATCACCTGATAGGAAAAG GCGGCGAAGGAAAAAAGACCACAGCAGGCATCGTTACAAGCATGTCTGTAGCAAGCACAAAGCCCAGTTCCAGGACAGTGATTCTGAGATCTTGGATCAATACCTTAAAGAACGTAAGCGGAGGCGTTCCGAAAACAGGTGCCAAGGCAGCTCAAGTTCAGTACATCCCTCCAGTGCTTCTGCCCGGCGTAGCCGCTCCCGTCACCGAAGGAGGCATCGGCGGCACAGGCGTTCGTCTAGCAGTGGGAGTAGTGAACGCGTAGCTAGGCACAAGAGGAACGAGTCCCCATCATCACCTTCATCAACCTCGGACAGCAGTAGCACGTCCACCAGGTCTGACGACTCTGAATTGGTGTGGGAAGAGCGCAAGATGTGA